A window from uncultured Desulfobacter sp. encodes these proteins:
- a CDS encoding long-chain fatty acid--CoA ligase: MSDASAYGNKIWTKSYAQGVPRNIDYQDILIPQYLEQSAANFPDNQALIFQGYAMTYTDLNDTVCRFAAALKALGIQKGDRVAILLPNIIPCVVAYYAALKIGSIVVLNNPLYADRELERQFTDSGATLLITQDIFVDRMVKLREKTDIETIIYASIGNYMPFFKRLLFPLAAPQKGLTKDVPPGPGIYNFQDLIAESAPDTVQADVTMDDVAMYQYTGGTTGASKGVMLTHKNISYQVQQFAAWFPEFVEGRETMLGALPFFHVFGMSTSMNYAIKMGWRNVLLPKPQSKPLLDAISKFKVSFAPMVPTMYIGILEHPDIEKTDLSSIRASFSGSAPLSLEVINNFQQKTGAIIVEGFGQTECTPVTHINPFHGKRVVGSIGLPLPDTVCKIVDLEDPDRQVLIGESGELLIKGPQVMKGYLNQPDATAKVITQDGFLRSGDIAQMDENGYFYIVDRIKDIIISSGFNVYPRDIDEVLCEHPKIIEACAVGIPHPKRGEAVKAFVVLKDDEAMTEQEVIDYCATKLARYKLPVAVAFRDELPKSNVGKILKKELRSQEYNKQSPFLVNF; the protein is encoded by the coding sequence TTGTCTGACGCAAGCGCTTACGGCAATAAAATCTGGACCAAATCCTATGCCCAAGGTGTTCCCCGGAACATCGACTATCAGGACATTCTGATCCCCCAGTATCTTGAGCAGTCCGCAGCGAACTTTCCGGACAATCAGGCGTTGATCTTCCAGGGATACGCCATGACCTATACGGATCTGAATGACACTGTTTGCAGGTTTGCCGCGGCCCTTAAAGCATTGGGCATACAAAAGGGGGACCGGGTGGCTATTTTGCTGCCCAATATCATCCCCTGCGTGGTCGCTTATTATGCCGCATTAAAAATCGGCAGTATTGTTGTATTGAACAACCCCTTGTACGCGGACAGGGAACTTGAGCGCCAATTCACGGATTCCGGCGCCACACTTTTAATCACCCAGGATATTTTTGTTGACCGCATGGTAAAACTGCGGGAAAAAACCGATATTGAGACCATTATTTATGCCTCCATCGGTAATTATATGCCCTTTTTTAAACGCCTGCTTTTCCCCCTGGCAGCGCCCCAAAAAGGGCTGACCAAAGACGTCCCCCCAGGCCCCGGCATTTATAACTTCCAGGATTTGATCGCCGAATCCGCTCCGGACACGGTTCAGGCGGATGTGACCATGGATGATGTGGCCATGTATCAATACACCGGCGGCACCACAGGGGCCTCCAAAGGCGTCATGCTCACCCACAAAAACATCTCCTACCAGGTTCAGCAGTTCGCCGCCTGGTTTCCCGAATTTGTGGAAGGCCGGGAAACCATGCTCGGTGCCCTGCCCTTTTTTCATGTATTCGGCATGTCCACCTCCATGAACTACGCCATCAAAATGGGATGGCGCAATGTTCTGTTACCCAAGCCCCAGTCCAAGCCGCTTTTGGATGCCATCTCCAAATTCAAAGTATCCTTTGCACCCATGGTACCCACCATGTACATCGGGATATTGGAGCACCCGGATATCGAAAAAACGGATCTAAGTTCAATACGGGCCAGCTTCTCAGGTTCTGCCCCCCTTTCGCTGGAGGTCATCAACAATTTTCAACAAAAAACAGGAGCCATTATTGTGGAGGGCTTCGGCCAGACCGAATGTACCCCGGTCACACATATAAACCCCTTTCATGGCAAACGGGTTGTGGGCAGTATCGGACTCCCCCTCCCGGACACAGTCTGTAAAATTGTGGACCTTGAAGACCCTGACAGGCAGGTACTCATAGGCGAGTCCGGAGAGCTTCTCATTAAAGGTCCCCAGGTGATGAAAGGCTATCTGAACCAGCCAGATGCCACCGCCAAGGTCATCACCCAAGATGGATTTTTGCGGTCGGGGGACATTGCCCAGATGGACGAAAACGGTTATTTTTATATTGTTGACCGCATAAAGGATATTATCATCTCCAGCGGTTTCAATGTCTATCCCAGGGATATTGACGAAGTACTGTGTGAACATCCCAAAATCATTGAAGCCTGTGCCGTGGGCATCCCCCATCCCAAACGCGGTGAAGCCGTCAAAGCCTTTGTTGTTCTCAAAGACGATGAGGCAATGACGGAACAGGAGGTTATTGATTATTGTGCCACCAAACTTGCCAGGTACAAACTGCCTGTGGCCGTGGCGTTCAGAGATGAACTTCCCAAATCCAATGTCGGAAAAATTTTAAAAAAAGAATTAAGGAGTCAAGAGTACAATAAACAATCACCCTTTTTAGTAAATTTTTGA
- a CDS encoding TIGR04211 family SH3 domain-containing protein: protein MIKPVSRICAVILIIVGTTALSHAQTAYVSDMLILTFREGPGPNYPVLSALKSDTPLTVIGEKNGYLKVALSSGEQGWVDKSYVVTDPPKSMIIDQLKKENAALEEKIQVLSEKSDQVLMEQLKNENQSLIQTVETLKSRYTALKTASANITDVLEENKQLKNQNTSLSVTLDQQKGKNEFLYKTGMIKWFLAGVGVLLLGWLIGLSISSRQGGSRSLLD, encoded by the coding sequence ATGATAAAACCAGTTTCGCGAATTTGCGCGGTTATTCTAATTATTGTCGGGACTACAGCGTTATCTCATGCCCAAACCGCTTATGTCTCTGATATGCTCATTCTCACATTCAGGGAGGGGCCGGGCCCCAACTACCCTGTGCTCTCCGCCTTAAAAAGCGATACCCCGTTAACCGTCATTGGAGAGAAAAACGGTTACCTTAAGGTGGCTCTGTCATCCGGTGAACAAGGATGGGTGGACAAAAGCTATGTTGTAACAGACCCCCCTAAGTCAATGATCATTGATCAGTTAAAAAAAGAGAATGCCGCCCTTGAGGAAAAAATACAGGTATTATCCGAAAAGTCAGACCAGGTTCTCATGGAACAGCTTAAAAACGAGAACCAGTCACTGATCCAAACCGTTGAAACCCTAAAATCGAGATACACGGCGCTCAAGACAGCCTCTGCAAACATAACCGATGTGTTAGAGGAAAATAAACAGCTTAAAAACCAAAACACATCCTTGTCCGTCACGCTTGACCAACAAAAGGGAAAAAATGAATTTTTGTATAAGACCGGAATGATTAAGTGGTTTCTGGCCGGCGTAGGCGTGCTTCTTCTTGGCTGGCTCATTGGGCTGAGCATATCTTCCCGGCAGGGTGGATCACGCTCGTTGCTGGACTGA